One genomic window of Patescibacteria group bacterium includes the following:
- a CDS encoding restriction endonuclease subunit S, translating into MQQKLKEIADLILGFTFRGAIVPDQNGDSFVFQAKNIVGDKADVGLQNLVKISFKGFRGAHFLQKSDIVLTLRGANVGSFRAAVVRGDVKNVIVPSSVMIIRPINQKVLSEYLAAYFNSMDGQKNILKAVTGSYIQTISRQKLGEAIIPLPSIEDQLSIIKLADNLKRQQEICEEKNKIKKNIINAIFEKII; encoded by the coding sequence ATGCAACAAAAACTAAAAGAAATAGCAGATTTAATCTTGGGATTTACTTTTCGTGGGGCGATAGTCCCGGATCAAAACGGCGATTCGTTTGTTTTCCAGGCAAAAAATATTGTCGGAGACAAAGCGGATGTTGGATTGCAAAACCTGGTAAAAATATCATTTAAGGGTTTTAGGGGCGCTCATTTTTTACAAAAGAGCGATATTGTTCTTACTTTGCGCGGAGCGAATGTCGGTTCTTTCAGGGCGGCTGTTGTCCGGGGCGATGTCAAAAATGTAATTGTTCCGTCCTCTGTAATGATAATCAGACCGATCAACCAAAAAGTTTTATCCGAATATTTAGCGGCTTATTTTAATTCGATGGATGGGCAGAAAAATATTTTAAAAGCGGTCACTGGTTCCTATATTCAAACAATTTCAAGACAGAAGCTTGGAGAGGCCATTATCCCGTTGCCGTCTATTGAGGATCAGTTATCGATTATCAAATTGGCCGATAACTTAAAACGCCAACAGGAAATTTGCGAAGAAAAAAATAAAATCAAAAAAAATATTATCAACGCAATTTTTGAAAAGATAATTTAA
- a CDS encoding type I restriction-modification system subunit M, with the protein MTPKKYTQEDLNKVLWAAADSSRTQVDAGVYKDYVLAMLFFKYLSDLSKKKYEQYRERFNGDQERIREKMKMDRFYLPEKSSFDYIYGIIEQDNIGEELNKTLDRIEEANREKLEGVFNVDFNSEAVLGKLAERNKMLRHLIQDFAKIDLADAGDDIIGNSYMYMIERFGADAGKKAGEFFTVRNVAKLVAMLAQPKAGDRICDPCCGSGGLLLLAGEEVEKGESKNYALYGQESTGSTYQLARMNMFLHGKDSARLEWGDTLNNPLLTENDQLMKFDTIVANPPFSLKKWGAENAEDDKYKRFWRGVPPKDKGDFAFITHMIETAKPKTGRIAVIVPHGVLFRGGAEGKIREQLIKENIIDAVIGLPAGLFQTTGIPVAILVIDRSREKGGANENKKDILFIEASKEYNPGKAKNILTEENIEKIYNTYKNRKNVEKFARKVGFDEISKENDFNLNITRYVDTFEEEAPIDIKANLKELAELEPELKKLEDQMDDYLKQLGIK; encoded by the coding sequence ATGACACCTAAAAAATATACCCAGGAAGATCTCAATAAAGTGCTTTGGGCCGCGGCGGACTCTTCTCGGACCCAGGTAGACGCCGGCGTTTATAAAGACTATGTGTTGGCGATGCTTTTCTTTAAGTATTTGAGCGATTTGTCAAAAAAGAAATACGAACAGTATCGGGAACGGTTTAATGGCGATCAGGAAAGGATCAGAGAAAAAATGAAGATGGACCGTTTTTATTTGCCCGAAAAATCTTCTTTTGATTATATCTATGGAATTATCGAACAGGATAATATTGGGGAAGAGCTGAACAAAACGCTTGACCGCATTGAAGAAGCAAACCGCGAAAAACTTGAGGGAGTGTTTAATGTAGATTTTAATTCGGAAGCAGTTTTGGGAAAACTGGCGGAGCGCAATAAAATGCTGCGCCATTTGATCCAGGATTTCGCCAAAATAGACCTAGCCGACGCAGGAGACGACATTATCGGCAACTCTTATATGTATATGATTGAGAGATTTGGAGCCGACGCGGGCAAAAAAGCTGGAGAATTTTTTACTGTACGCAATGTCGCTAAATTGGTTGCGATGCTGGCCCAGCCGAAAGCCGGAGACAGGATTTGCGACCCTTGTTGCGGTTCTGGGGGATTGCTTTTATTGGCCGGAGAAGAGGTAGAAAAAGGCGAGTCTAAGAACTATGCCCTTTATGGGCAAGAGTCAACGGGATCGACATATCAGCTGGCAAGAATGAATATGTTTTTGCACGGAAAAGATTCGGCTCGCCTTGAATGGGGAGACACCCTCAATAATCCATTGCTGACGGAAAATGACCAGCTTATGAAGTTCGACACGATAGTTGCAAACCCTCCTTTTTCTCTAAAAAAATGGGGCGCGGAGAACGCAGAAGACGATAAATACAAACGTTTTTGGCGAGGCGTTCCGCCCAAAGATAAAGGCGACTTTGCTTTTATCACTCACATGATAGAAACAGCCAAGCCGAAGACCGGCCGTATCGCGGTAATTGTTCCTCACGGCGTGCTATTTCGTGGCGGTGCAGAAGGGAAGATCCGCGAGCAACTGATCAAAGAAAACATTATTGACGCGGTTATCGGCTTGCCCGCTGGTTTGTTTCAAACAACCGGGATTCCGGTGGCTATTTTGGTGATAGACCGGTCTCGCGAAAAAGGCGGGGCGAACGAGAATAAGAAAGATATTTTATTCATTGAAGCGTCGAAGGAATACAATCCTGGCAAAGCTAAAAATATTTTAACCGAAGAAAATATCGAAAAAATTTATAATACGTACAAAAACCGCAAGAATGTCGAAAAATTCGCCCGAAAAGTTGGGTTTGACGAAATCAGCAAGGAAAACGATTTCAACCTGAACATTACCCGCTATGTTGATACTTTCGAAGAGGAAGCGCCGATAGATATCAAAGCAAACCTGAAGGAACTGGCGGAACTGGAGCCGGAGCTAAAGAAGCTGGAAGATCAGATGGACGATTATTTAAAACAATTAGGAATTAAATAA